From a region of the Elusimicrobiaceae bacterium genome:
- a CDS encoding helix-turn-helix domain-containing protein gives MEQRVYTAKEVMDMLKLGGTNTYELLSRAADTGEPFVVMRIGKSLRVRKDSFDAWFNDGCKGFFEK, from the coding sequence ATGGAACAACGGGTATACACAGCGAAAGAGGTTATGGATATGCTCAAACTTGGCGGAACCAATACCTATGAGTTGTTAAGCCGTGCCGCCGATACGGGTGAACCGTTTGTGGTGATGCGCATTGGCAAAAGTCTGCGCGTACGGAAGGATTCTTTCGACGCGTGGTTTAATGACGGCTGCAAGGGTTTCTTTGAGAAATGA